TCACATTTATTCCCACACAATTAACTAGTTCAAATCCAATCAGTTAGTATCACCCATATAGTTCCTTCGCTTATATTGTATTCTGTTCTCCTTTATGTATTCCAAAAGAAGCAAGCAAGTTATTAAAGTTTTACATACCATGCGTCCTCCCACTAAGTCATAATGAGCAAAATGCGGACCATTAGCATCCCCCAATACTTTGTAGGTAACCAAGTGCTCCGGGATGAGCTTTGCAGTTTCTGCTTGAGCCAATATGTTGCAAGAGAAGAATTGTTAGAAAGCCTACCATCCTCAGACAGAACAATGAGCGCCAAAGTACTATGAAACATACCATACACTGCTTCTGGTGGGCAGATTAGGTCTTTATCTCCAGCAAGAGCCAGCACGGGTACATTGCTTTTGTGAAGATTATCCTTGTAGAAAATTTTACCACTTCTGTCGCGGAGTCCTCCTTCTCGAAAAGCTGTAGTCAGCTGCAAAATAAGTTTAGCAGGAATAGTACCTGCCAGAAGATCTATTAGAAAATTTATAGTGAAAGGTTCATGTGAAATGTTAAGAGAACATAGAGACAGACGTGATCATCTAAAGAAACTCTTTAACAAAAGCAAGTGAAATTTCTGAATCACACTCAGACTACAGCCTATATAAACCAGAAATGCATCAACTATCCCTTACTTTGATGGTAACACACTTCCAAATGAAGATCATATATCAACATCATTCCACAGTGTCATGAGAACAATTACACAAGGAGTAGAACTTGTGGGAGCAAAGAGTCAACAGCTCGTAGACCAAAgatcaaataaatatattgataTATGCAGCTCGTTGACAAAAGATAAAAATATCTAGCTGGAAATGCACTATACAgcatgttgctcggactctccaaaagtgctgccgcacccgtgtcggatcctccggAAATGCACTAAATTTGGAGGATTCGACACGCACCCAACaacatttttgaagagtccgagTAACATAGCTATAAAACTGATGTTTAGTTGATGTACTTTTCTTATTCCATCTGAAGATGTCAACAGTCCTCCGTAGCTCATACTTTACGCGAACAAATAAGAATAAGAATCAAATATAACATAATTAGTCTTCACTTattatcttctttgctaagaagTCGATAAGGCAAAATTACAaatcaaaattcacatttggcTTGCCAAAGATCAACCTCACAGCTGATCTTCCTTGTATTACTATATGACTATCATGAGTGATGAGCTACTAGCAATAATGAGTACATTTGCTATCCTAACAGATACCCATGAGAAGGTATATGAAATATGGAAGATTAGCTCAATTAataatcaacatatcatccagaTAGAGGCGGAGAGGAACAAGACGTTTTTAAAACCATAGATGCTACAATTGGTATGCAAACACTGCAGACAGCAACTTGGGCCATAGTCAGATGGTGTCATTGAATCATTTTTCAGAACATGTAAGTTTCTCATACTGTTTGTCTCTAAATCTCATACTCCAAATATCCATAACCTAAGTGATGAAACATGAAACTTGCCTGCTCTCCATATAAATGAGTAATAAAACAAGATGACCATAAATTTGTACAATTCACGATTAATGAAAAAGTAAAGGTCTACTTATTGCCCATGTGAGCACTTACAGAAGTTATTCAAGACAAGCTTTTTCAGCAACTCTGGATGCATCATGTCTGTAGCTGATATCATATCATTAAGCCAAGACAACACATAAGGAGGACGAGATGAAAGAGGATAAGCTGCAGCGAGTAATGCCCCTAAAGGAACAACAGGTACATTGAGAGCCTGGGCAGGATCAGCCTGCAGCAAAGGTAAATAAATATAGGAATATGCAGAAAGGGCTTTCTGCTGCATAACAAGAGTTGAAAACATTTATTTTCAGCTTACAAGGGGTAGGAGCAGTTTGAGTGCAGACTTAGAAGATGTGTAATCCAGTGATGAAGCCAAAGTTACAATAGCAGCTAATCCAGTTTCTCTTCCTTCCAATCCTTTCCAAGGTAAAACcagaaacaaataaaaattctCTCATATCTATTTTGATTCCCCGAAGAAATCAGAAgtctgaaaatatttttttttagattgTACCCATTAACAGGAATCAGAGGAATGGAGGACAAATCAAATTCTAAATATTTGATTCAGATATGTTCACGTTGAAAGAAAAGGTACAAGAGCAATCAGTAACGAGACTCTTCATGAAACATGTTTTATCGTCCAACTTAAGATTTCCATACTTTCCATTACATTTCAAGTATATCCAATGAATGAAAATCTAAGAGTCTTCTTAATAATTTCACAggatttattttatcttttgaaaCATGTGTTATCATCCAACTCCGGCAGGTTCTAGGAATAAGTTCTTGAAATAGACTgctttctttatttaattaacatTTGAATATTACTGTTTCTTACCAATTGCAACTACGGGAAGGACTCCTTGTCAATATTTCAAGACTCTTGCAGGTTAATTTACTAGTCTATCTTAAGTGGCTCATTACTAGACCTGCCATATTACCAATGGTTAACAACGTTAATTCTATATAAACAAGAAATTAATCTTACCACACTGTGATTGCCTAGCATACAGCAATATTCCTCCCATAGAATGTCCAATGGCAAGAAGTTTACCATCTTTTGGTGCAGTTTGGGCCTTTATGTATTCCATCTAGAatggaaataaaataattatcaataacacaTCAGAATAAAAAAGAACACTAAAAAGGCAAAAGGAGTTCCAAATTTCAAACAAAATTTTGGTTGTGTCATCTCAAGGACATTAACATCTTTATATTCTACAATATGGAGATCTGTCACCTCACCGCAGCAGGGACATCCTCTTCCAGGTAATGATCAAAGTCCCAATCATACTTGACAATCAAGTCAAGCTGTTTCTGGAAATCTTCTATGGTAGTGGTTAGACGCTCATGCAGATCAACTAATGATGGTGAAACAGAACGTTGACCTTCTTCAATGATATTTACTAGCTTTTGACTAAGATCCTTTATTTGGTCAGCAACTGCAGAGTTTTGCCTTGTCTCCAGCAGACTTAACAACTTCCCTCTTGTCTCATTAAATCGTTCATAAAGAAATGAATCCTCTAACAATTTTGATATTTGATCAAATAGTTTAGCGGACATAATCCTTGACTGGCTTTCATTGAGGAAGCCAGAGACTCTCT
The nucleotide sequence above comes from Nicotiana tabacum cultivar K326 chromosome 12, ASM71507v2, whole genome shotgun sequence. Encoded proteins:
- the LOC107823406 gene encoding uncharacterized protein LOC107823406 isoform X1, translating into MGYPIQSDIRSAIQIAAVFRHSHHYHHHLIYHRRLLPRAVISYRNAPSCCFTVKLRALSTNDSDTAIQRAAIQRVSNKPPLCTADELHYITVNNCDWKLALWRYIPPPQVPKRNHPLLLLSGVGTNAIGYDLAPGSSFARYMAGEGFDTWVLELRGAGLSVQESDATKIEKSVNAVSEQMEAAADYATEKALSAAQQSTDVQSTLEESDIAVVKDEPNAISTMWDESRVVNQLTETFMLLSERVSGFLNESQSRIMSAKLFDQISKLLEDSFLYERFNETRGKLLSLLETRQNSAVADQIKDLSQKLVNIIEEGQRSVSPSLVDLHERLTTTIEDFQKQLDLIVKYDWDFDHYLEEDVPAAMEYIKAQTAPKDGKLLAIGHSMGGILLYARQSQCGLEGRETGLAAIVTLASSLDYTSSKSALKLLLPLADPAQALNVPVVPLGALLAAAYPLSSRPPYVLSWLNDMISATDMMHPELLKKLVLNNFCTIPAKLILQLTTAFREGGLRDRSGKIFYKDNLHKSNVPVLALAGDKDLICPPEAVYETAKLIPEHLVTYKVLGDANGPHFAHYDLVGGRMAAEHVYPCIIQFLSRHDETS
- the LOC107823406 gene encoding uncharacterized protein LOC107823406 isoform X3, whose amino-acid sequence is MAGEGFDTWVLELRGAGLSVQESDATKIEKSVNAVSEQMEAAADYATEKALSAAQQSTDVQSTLEESDIAVVKDEPNAISTMWDESRVVNQLTETFMLLSERVSGFLNESQSRIMSAKLFDQISKLLEDSFLYERFNETRGKLLSLLETRQNSAVADQIKDLSQKLVNIIEEGQRSVSPSLVDLHERLTTTIEDFQKQLDLIVKYDWDFDHYLEEDVPAAMEYIKAQTAPKDGKLLAIGHSMGGILLYARQSQCGLEGRETGLAAIVTLASSLDYTSSKSALKLLLPLADPAQALNVPVVPLGALLAAAYPLSSRPPYVLSWLNDMISATDMMHPELLKKLVLNNFCTIPAKLILQLTTAFREGGLRDRSGKIFYKDNLHKSNVPVLALAGDKDLICPPEAVYETAKLIPEHLVTYKVLGDANGPHFAHYDLVGGRMAAEHVYPCIIQFLSRHDETS
- the LOC107823406 gene encoding uncharacterized protein LOC107823406 isoform X2 → MESEVPKRNHPLLLLSGVGTNAIGYDLAPGSSFARYMAGEGFDTWVLELRGAGLSVQESDATKIEKSVNAVSEQMEAAADYATEKALSAAQQSTDVQSTLEESDIAVVKDEPNAISTMWDESRVVNQLTETFMLLSERVSGFLNESQSRIMSAKLFDQISKLLEDSFLYERFNETRGKLLSLLETRQNSAVADQIKDLSQKLVNIIEEGQRSVSPSLVDLHERLTTTIEDFQKQLDLIVKYDWDFDHYLEEDVPAAMEYIKAQTAPKDGKLLAIGHSMGGILLYARQSQCGLEGRETGLAAIVTLASSLDYTSSKSALKLLLPLADPAQALNVPVVPLGALLAAAYPLSSRPPYVLSWLNDMISATDMMHPELLKKLVLNNFCTIPAKLILQLTTAFREGGLRDRSGKIFYKDNLHKSNVPVLALAGDKDLICPPEAVYETAKLIPEHLVTYKVLGDANGPHFAHYDLVGGRMAAEHVYPCIIQFLSRHDETS